A genomic window from Pyxidicoccus trucidator includes:
- a CDS encoding serine/threonine protein kinase — MNGQHFLNAPEGTDIAGFAVDGLVGTGGYGVVYRATRGGAVVALKLQPLESLGKWAEREVSILLRLTHRNVVGFRGCGLYPEQSPRWFYLAMEYVHGRTLSRWVDEENPSARRAAELLRGLARGLEATHAAQVLHRDIKESNVVVREEDGEPVLVDFGVGAYAGAPRLTSGVLPPGTPRYRSPEALAFRRAARPGERYTATAADDLYALGVTFYWVLTARHPFAGAEAPSEVDAVISVEPVAPCVLNPRVPVELSALCLRLLSKQPEARGNARGLREEVEAVLAGADARWEEPLCEAHPEVPSPDGHPEALDAWVPEHTPSDEGQDSLEAWVREGAGHGGPPRRGRRAKRVMEARAPAVPALEVRARPATEPAPAASAMFRATAVLGMALGLVVAVLLALGWRPPASFTALGGSRVGALPGREVAPVDLPPESGRAAAPRLAERPPAAVASSATPPQEEDVPVNVKKSPDAPATPPHATPKPRALKSMANAVRTAAVCTGLACASSPQLRPPPPAPEECPPGAVEAMKKLEIRMGATGDIYFLEMAKPNAVVTVREQRVRVYVGPSLGKLNNGILEGRLMLGDRVYGRFTEGYSKGGKERFPVCLELVRVDERERRFKPGIEPEPNSLGPDTARIWSAQTVQMVTSFD, encoded by the coding sequence ATGAACGGTCAACACTTCCTGAATGCACCCGAGGGCACCGACATCGCCGGCTTCGCGGTGGATGGGCTCGTGGGCACGGGCGGGTATGGCGTGGTGTACCGGGCCACGCGGGGTGGCGCGGTGGTGGCCCTCAAGCTCCAGCCGCTGGAGTCCCTGGGGAAGTGGGCGGAGCGGGAGGTCTCCATCCTGCTCCGGCTCACGCATCGCAACGTGGTGGGCTTTCGCGGGTGCGGCCTGTACCCCGAGCAGTCGCCACGCTGGTTCTACCTGGCCATGGAGTACGTGCATGGCCGCACGCTGTCGCGGTGGGTGGACGAGGAGAACCCGAGCGCACGGCGGGCGGCGGAGCTGCTGCGCGGGCTGGCACGCGGACTGGAGGCGACGCACGCGGCGCAGGTGCTGCACCGGGACATCAAGGAGTCCAACGTGGTGGTGCGGGAGGAGGACGGCGAGCCCGTGCTGGTGGACTTCGGGGTGGGTGCCTACGCCGGTGCGCCGAGGCTCACCTCCGGGGTGCTGCCACCTGGGACGCCGAGGTATCGCAGCCCCGAGGCGCTGGCCTTCCGGCGGGCCGCCCGTCCGGGAGAGCGGTACACGGCCACGGCCGCGGATGACCTGTACGCGCTGGGAGTCACCTTCTACTGGGTGCTGACGGCGCGCCACCCGTTCGCCGGGGCGGAGGCCCCGTCGGAGGTGGATGCGGTCATCTCCGTCGAGCCTGTCGCGCCGTGCGTGCTCAACCCGCGTGTGCCGGTGGAGCTGAGCGCGCTGTGCCTGCGACTCCTGTCGAAGCAGCCGGAGGCTCGGGGCAACGCGAGGGGGCTGCGCGAGGAGGTGGAGGCGGTGCTGGCCGGGGCGGATGCGCGGTGGGAGGAGCCGCTGTGCGAGGCGCATCCCGAGGTGCCTTCGCCCGATGGCCACCCCGAGGCGCTGGACGCGTGGGTGCCGGAGCACACGCCGTCGGACGAGGGCCAGGACTCGCTGGAGGCCTGGGTGCGGGAGGGCGCGGGCCACGGCGGGCCACCTCGCAGGGGGCGGCGCGCGAAGCGGGTGATGGAGGCACGGGCTCCAGCAGTGCCGGCGCTGGAGGTCCGGGCGCGTCCGGCCACGGAGCCCGCGCCCGCCGCGAGCGCCATGTTCCGGGCCACGGCGGTGCTGGGCATGGCGCTGGGCTTGGTGGTGGCGGTGCTGCTGGCGCTCGGGTGGCGGCCGCCCGCGAGCTTCACGGCGCTGGGCGGCTCCAGGGTGGGGGCGCTTCCCGGCCGGGAAGTGGCCCCGGTGGACCTGCCGCCGGAGAGTGGACGGGCCGCGGCGCCAAGGCTCGCAGAGCGTCCACCCGCGGCCGTCGCTTCATCCGCGACGCCACCGCAGGAGGAAGACGTGCCCGTGAATGTGAAGAAGTCGCCCGACGCGCCAGCGACGCCGCCGCATGCGACCCCGAAGCCGCGAGCCCTCAAGTCGATGGCCAACGCCGTACGCACGGCTGCTGTGTGCACGGGGCTGGCCTGCGCCAGCAGTCCGCAGCTGCGGCCCCCGCCTCCCGCTCCGGAGGAGTGTCCTCCGGGGGCGGTGGAGGCGATGAAGAAGCTGGAGATTCGAATGGGGGCAACCGGGGATATCTACTTCCTCGAAATGGCCAAGCCCAACGCGGTCGTCACGGTGCGCGAGCAACGAGTGCGTGTCTATGTGGGCCCATCCCTGGGCAAACTCAACAACGGCATCCTGGAAGGACGCCTCATGCTTGGAGACCGCGTCTATGGCCGCTTCACCGAGGGATACTCGAAGGGTGGCAAGGAGCGCTTCCCGGTGTGCCTGGAACTGGTGAGAGTCGATGAGCGGGAACGGCGATTCAAGCCGGGCATTGAACCCGAGCCCAACAGCCTGGGCCCGGACACCGCTCGCATCTGGTCCGCGCAAACCGTGCAAATGGTGACGAGCTTCGACTAG
- a CDS encoding DUF2381 family protein — protein sequence MLALLSASLAFAQPATEVSAGGVRHVELLARRSGDMPEVRVSPGVATVLLFDLPPGRIEVEGREHFRAVGVDGAVLTLVPAESLHDVEQVRLTAHFADGAAPSSAIFLLRVVPPALVERQVEVHRRPRTLESFQQELARMHAERQQCVQELERLRAEPERVDGLSGLLVAGHLNSDGVPVREVGRELIQLPRNPIAAKSAWTYRAANRVAVELRLSNPKLQSWQAEGASLEDKAGVPLRVVRVWQEAPLLLNETKRIVVEAEVHPKQTLGTFTLSLWEAGGRRAITLGNVTFP from the coding sequence GTGCTTGCATTGCTCTCTGCGTCCCTCGCCTTCGCGCAACCCGCCACGGAAGTTTCAGCAGGAGGCGTACGGCACGTGGAACTGCTCGCTCGACGGAGCGGGGACATGCCCGAGGTGCGCGTCAGCCCGGGCGTGGCCACCGTGCTGCTCTTCGACCTGCCACCTGGTCGCATTGAAGTGGAGGGACGCGAGCACTTCCGAGCCGTGGGCGTGGATGGTGCCGTCCTGACACTGGTGCCCGCGGAGTCCTTGCACGACGTAGAGCAGGTCCGACTGACAGCCCACTTCGCGGATGGTGCGGCGCCCTCCAGCGCCATCTTCCTCCTGAGGGTTGTCCCTCCGGCCCTGGTCGAGCGCCAGGTCGAAGTCCACCGGAGACCCCGCACCCTGGAGTCCTTTCAGCAGGAGTTGGCGCGAATGCACGCGGAGCGCCAACAGTGCGTTCAGGAACTGGAACGCCTGCGTGCGGAACCCGAGCGAGTGGACGGACTCTCCGGCCTGCTGGTGGCGGGGCACCTGAATTCAGATGGAGTTCCCGTCCGGGAAGTCGGGCGTGAGCTCATCCAGCTACCGAGGAATCCGATTGCCGCGAAGAGTGCATGGACCTACCGCGCCGCCAACCGTGTGGCGGTAGAGCTGAGGCTCTCCAATCCGAAGCTCCAATCATGGCAGGCAGAGGGCGCGTCACTGGAAGACAAGGCGGGTGTGCCGCTGAGGGTGGTGCGGGTGTGGCAGGAAGCCCCCCTCCTCTTGAATGAAACGAAGCGGATCGTCGTGGAAGCCGAGGTCCACCCCAAGCAGACCCTGGGCACCTTCACGCTGTCGCTCTGGGAAGCAGGCGGTAGGCGCGCCATCACCCTGGGCAACGTCACGTTTCCCTGA
- a CDS encoding sensor histidine kinase, with protein sequence MTLRARLLLMAAVAQRRGTLRRAFDALHGAPSLPRSRGAHGDATSMEETVRERTAELEAANAKLSRSLEQLRATQAQLLFADRLIALGRIAAGVGHEINNPLAFILSNLEYIHQELQQKAQLSEQERQEVLEALAETRDGAERIRLIVRDLQSLSRAEDVGTGPSDLTSVLRTAAKMAMHELRHRATLVVECEGIPPVQGNGSRLGQVFLNLLLNAAQSIPTGNVEENQVRVVARAALPGRVVVEVSDTGCGISPEHRERIFDPFFTTKPLGVGTGLGLAVCHGIVTSLGGTLTVDSEPGRGSTFRVTLPVAGAFVAQPPRPQADAAA encoded by the coding sequence ATGACGCTACGAGCGAGGCTCTTGCTGATGGCGGCGGTTGCGCAGCGACGCGGCACGCTCCGGCGCGCCTTCGATGCGCTGCACGGCGCTCCCTCGCTCCCCCGCTCCAGGGGCGCCCATGGGGACGCCACCTCCATGGAGGAGACCGTGCGGGAGCGGACGGCGGAGCTGGAGGCCGCCAACGCCAAGCTGTCCCGCAGCCTGGAGCAGCTCCGCGCCACCCAGGCCCAGCTGCTCTTCGCGGACCGGCTGATTGCGCTGGGGCGCATCGCCGCGGGCGTGGGTCACGAAATCAACAACCCCCTCGCCTTCATCCTCAGCAACCTCGAGTACATCCACCAGGAGCTGCAGCAGAAGGCGCAGCTGTCCGAGCAGGAGCGCCAGGAAGTGCTGGAGGCCCTCGCGGAGACGCGCGACGGCGCCGAGCGCATCCGCCTCATCGTCCGGGATTTGCAGTCGCTCTCGCGCGCCGAGGACGTGGGCACCGGCCCCTCGGACCTGACGTCGGTGCTGCGCACGGCCGCGAAGATGGCCATGCACGAGCTGCGACACCGGGCCACCCTGGTGGTGGAGTGCGAGGGCATACCGCCGGTGCAGGGCAACGGCTCGCGGCTGGGACAGGTGTTCCTCAACCTGCTGCTCAACGCCGCCCAGTCCATCCCCACTGGCAACGTGGAGGAGAACCAGGTGCGCGTGGTGGCCCGCGCCGCCCTCCCCGGCCGCGTGGTGGTGGAGGTGAGCGACACCGGCTGCGGCATCTCTCCCGAGCACCGCGAGCGCATCTTCGACCCGTTCTTCACCACCAAGCCCCTGGGCGTGGGCACCGGCCTGGGACTCGCCGTCTGCCACGGCATCGTCACGTCCCTGGGCGGCACGCTCACCGTGGACAGCGAGCCGGGCCGCGGGAGCACCTTCCGCGTCACGTTGCCCGTGGCGGGCGCTTTCGTCGCGCAGCCTCCGAGGCCGCAGGCGGACGCGGCGGCCTGA
- a CDS encoding cysteine dioxygenase has protein sequence MREHSSEEGCEGCPSSSELLGWSLPERAEEVPSLDWLVERLRSSRPDWRLLESLVRFDPCGYSRRVVQRTAACELLLVCWLPGQVSRVHDHGGSSGVSWVVRGRLHETRYAWGGDQLLPALGTGAEEGDFLLEESETIHRIHNASRHGAVSLHVYAPPMVGMTRYDASVPPSLDAQLALRGMLRPPRPPAASEAARRKRPPRAT, from the coding sequence ATGCGCGAGCATTCGAGCGAGGAAGGATGCGAGGGCTGTCCCAGCTCCTCGGAGCTGCTTGGCTGGTCGCTCCCAGAGCGTGCAGAGGAGGTCCCCAGCCTGGACTGGCTCGTGGAGCGGCTCCGCTCCAGTCGGCCGGACTGGCGGCTGCTGGAGTCGCTCGTGCGCTTCGACCCGTGCGGCTACTCGCGGCGCGTCGTGCAGCGGACCGCGGCGTGTGAGCTGCTGCTCGTCTGCTGGCTGCCGGGGCAGGTGTCGCGAGTCCATGACCACGGTGGTTCCTCCGGTGTGTCCTGGGTGGTGCGCGGCCGGCTCCACGAGACGCGCTATGCGTGGGGCGGAGACCAGCTGCTGCCCGCCCTCGGGACGGGAGCGGAGGAGGGGGACTTCCTCCTGGAGGAGTCGGAGACCATCCACCGCATCCATAACGCGTCCCGCCATGGCGCCGTGTCGCTGCACGTGTACGCGCCGCCCATGGTGGGGATGACGCGGTACGACGCGAGCGTGCCCCCGTCGCTGGACGCGCAGCTGGCGCTACGGGGAATGCTCAGGCCGCCGCGTCCGCCTGCGGCCTCGGAGGCTGCGCGACGAAAGCGCCCGCCACGGGCAACGTGA
- a CDS encoding FAD/NAD(P)-binding protein: MRAQSGCDVAIVGGGASGTLLAVNLLKNARAPFRVVLVERSGPPGRGLAYSTTSARHLLNVPAARMGAFPDDPEHFLRWLRRTRPDTAPGDFVPRQQYGLYLESLLRELAAGAPPGVQLDTLRAEVLSVEEEAGHVRLSLSHGGNLESRLAVLALGNALPADLRVPDGGLYASERYHRSPWAARALQGVGPRDTVLLIGTGLTMVDTVLSLEEGGHQGVIHAVSRHGLLPHVHRLGSLNCPTTYASPGIRDVLRALRQEVLRECEAPVGVDGGLHPIPIRIRAVLRIMRDEVKRATDAGADWRTVVDALRPATVPLWHRLTVGERRRFLRHLRSHWEVHRHRMAPSIGDTVARLRQEGRLFLHAARVRGFQLEDAGVEVRLRPRGHAEGEVLHVQHVVNCTGPEGAITRGHPLLKHMVEAGRVCPDMLGMGLATDAHGALLDLGGHASARLYTLGPPRRGELWETTAVPEIRGQARTLAEHLLQRLGPTTVPLAPVELEHAGVPLEH; encoded by the coding sequence GTGCGAGCACAGAGTGGTTGTGACGTGGCCATCGTCGGAGGAGGAGCCAGCGGGACGTTGCTGGCGGTCAACCTCCTGAAAAACGCGCGTGCGCCCTTCCGGGTGGTGCTCGTCGAGCGGAGCGGGCCCCCGGGCCGTGGGTTGGCGTACTCGACGACGAGCGCGCGTCACCTGCTGAACGTCCCCGCGGCGCGCATGGGGGCCTTCCCCGATGACCCGGAGCACTTCCTGCGCTGGCTGCGCCGCACGCGGCCCGACACGGCCCCCGGCGACTTCGTTCCCCGCCAGCAGTACGGCCTCTACCTGGAGTCACTGCTGCGAGAGCTGGCGGCGGGCGCGCCCCCGGGCGTCCAGCTGGACACACTCCGCGCCGAGGTCCTGTCGGTGGAGGAGGAAGCGGGCCACGTGCGGCTGTCGCTGTCGCACGGTGGAAATCTGGAGTCGCGGCTCGCGGTGCTGGCGCTGGGCAACGCGCTGCCGGCGGACCTGCGGGTGCCGGACGGAGGGCTGTACGCCAGCGAGCGCTACCACCGCTCCCCCTGGGCGGCGCGGGCCCTGCAAGGCGTGGGGCCCCGGGACACGGTGCTGCTCATCGGCACGGGCCTCACCATGGTGGACACGGTGCTGTCGCTGGAGGAGGGCGGGCACCAGGGCGTCATCCACGCGGTGTCGCGACACGGGCTGCTGCCACACGTGCACCGGCTCGGCTCGCTGAACTGTCCGACGACGTACGCGTCCCCGGGCATCCGGGACGTCCTGCGCGCGCTGCGCCAGGAAGTCCTGCGCGAGTGTGAAGCGCCCGTGGGCGTCGACGGCGGCCTGCATCCCATCCCCATCCGCATCCGCGCCGTGCTGCGCATCATGCGCGACGAGGTGAAGCGCGCGACGGACGCGGGCGCGGACTGGCGCACGGTGGTGGACGCCCTGCGGCCGGCGACGGTGCCCCTGTGGCACCGGCTGACGGTGGGAGAGCGGCGCCGCTTCCTCCGGCACCTGCGCTCGCACTGGGAGGTGCACCGGCACCGGATGGCGCCGAGCATCGGCGACACGGTGGCGCGGCTGCGGCAGGAAGGCCGGCTCTTCCTCCACGCGGCGCGGGTGCGCGGCTTCCAACTGGAGGACGCGGGGGTGGAGGTGCGCCTGCGTCCCCGGGGGCACGCGGAGGGCGAGGTGCTGCACGTCCAGCACGTGGTGAACTGCACCGGCCCCGAGGGCGCCATCACCCGGGGCCATCCGCTGCTCAAGCACATGGTGGAAGCGGGGCGGGTGTGCCCGGACATGCTGGGCATGGGCCTGGCGACGGACGCGCATGGCGCGCTGCTGGACCTGGGAGGCCACGCCTCCGCGCGCCTCTACACGCTGGGCCCGCCGCGCCGGGGCGAGCTGTGGGAGACCACGGCCGTCCCGGAGATTCGCGGCCAGGCGCGGACGCTGGCGGAGCACCTGCTGCAGCGCCTGGGCCCCACGACGGTGCCCCTCGCGCCGGTGGAGCTGGAGCACGCCGGAGTCCCGCTGGAGCATTGA
- a CDS encoding 2-keto-4-pentenoate hydratase, protein MTVTVDHTELARALDSARLERREVAPLTREVPHLALADAYAIQEEGLRLRLAQGERVVGLKMGLTSEAKRRQMNLDSPVYGVLTDRMQVRADGVIELARGIHPKIEPEIAFRTSRELGGKVTRDEVLDACASVFAAMEILDSRYRDFKYFSLPDVVADNSSSSLFVLGTEEHPPRAMDLTRLEMKMSVNSEVVQAARSDAISGDPVLSVIQLCELLALRGQVLPAGSIVLAGAATAAHMLRPGDRVQLTVEGLGSVAVSAA, encoded by the coding sequence ATGACCGTGACTGTGGACCACACGGAGCTGGCGCGCGCGCTGGACTCCGCGCGACTGGAGCGCCGCGAGGTGGCGCCGCTCACCCGCGAGGTGCCGCACCTGGCGCTGGCGGACGCCTACGCCATCCAGGAGGAGGGCCTCCGGCTGCGCCTGGCCCAGGGCGAGCGCGTGGTGGGCCTGAAGATGGGGCTCACCTCGGAGGCCAAGCGCCGGCAGATGAACCTGGACTCGCCCGTGTACGGCGTCCTCACGGACCGGATGCAGGTGCGGGCGGACGGGGTGATTGAGCTGGCCCGGGGCATCCACCCGAAGATTGAACCGGAGATTGCGTTCCGCACCTCGCGCGAACTGGGCGGGAAGGTGACGCGGGACGAGGTGCTGGACGCGTGCGCGTCCGTCTTCGCGGCGATGGAAATCCTCGACTCGCGCTACCGCGACTTCAAGTACTTCTCCCTGCCGGACGTGGTGGCGGACAACTCGTCGTCGTCGCTGTTCGTGCTGGGGACGGAGGAGCACCCGCCGCGCGCCATGGACCTGACGCGGCTGGAGATGAAGATGTCCGTCAACAGCGAGGTGGTGCAGGCGGCGCGCTCGGATGCCATCTCCGGAGACCCGGTGCTGTCCGTCATCCAGCTGTGCGAGCTGCTGGCGCTGCGCGGGCAGGTGCTGCCGGCGGGGAGCATCGTCCTGGCGGGCGCCGCGACGGCCGCGCACATGCTGCGGCCGGGAGACCGGGTCCAGCTCACGGTGGAGGGGCTGGGCTCGGTGGCGGTGTCGGCCGCGTAG
- a CDS encoding SDR family NAD(P)-dependent oxidoreductase translates to MSRKVALITGASAGLGEQFARCFARDGHDVILVARGAERLEALAQALEKEHGVKAHVLPADLGRPEAPEALFEAVRAKGLVVDFLVNNAGFGSNGPFLDQDVAREAEMVEVNCTALLKLSHLFARPMRERGGGRILNVASTAAFQPGPYMATYFATKAFVVSLSEALAHELQGSGVTVTCYCPGATHTEFALRAGNAKTRLFQRPGVAKASDVAADAFAMMMRGRVLAVHGVLNWLGAVMVRFSPRAAVRALAASLNQQA, encoded by the coding sequence ATGTCGCGCAAAGTCGCCCTCATCACCGGAGCCTCGGCAGGGCTGGGAGAGCAGTTCGCCCGGTGCTTCGCCCGGGACGGGCATGACGTCATCCTGGTGGCGCGCGGCGCCGAGCGGCTGGAGGCGCTCGCGCAGGCCCTGGAGAAGGAGCACGGGGTGAAGGCCCACGTGCTGCCCGCGGACCTGGGCCGGCCGGAGGCGCCCGAGGCGCTCTTCGAGGCGGTGCGCGCGAAGGGGCTGGTGGTGGACTTCCTCGTGAACAACGCGGGCTTCGGCTCCAACGGCCCGTTCCTGGACCAGGACGTGGCGCGCGAGGCGGAGATGGTGGAGGTCAACTGCACCGCCCTGCTGAAGCTGTCGCACCTGTTCGCGCGGCCCATGCGCGAGCGCGGCGGCGGGCGCATCCTCAACGTCGCCTCCACCGCCGCCTTCCAGCCCGGGCCGTACATGGCCACGTACTTCGCCACCAAGGCCTTCGTGGTGTCCCTGTCGGAGGCGCTGGCGCACGAGCTGCAAGGCAGCGGGGTGACGGTGACGTGCTACTGCCCCGGCGCGACGCACACCGAGTTCGCCCTGCGGGCCGGCAACGCGAAGACGCGCCTGTTCCAGCGGCCCGGGGTGGCGAAGGCGTCGGATGTGGCCGCGGACGCCTTCGCGATGATGATGCGGGGCCGCGTGCTCGCGGTGCACGGCGTGCTCAACTGGCTGGGCGCGGTGATGGTGCGCTTCAGCCCTCGCGCCGCCGTGCGCGCCCTCGCCGCGAGCCTCAACCAGCAAGCCTGA